One window from the genome of Fulvivirga lutea encodes:
- a CDS encoding TonB-dependent receptor domain-containing protein: MRKSIILAIVYFLCFNAAAQSSTTYELSGRVIDGTTNSGLEFSTVSLLNISDSSLIDGVITDSEGRFQLKTKKGNYILKVQFISYNSQFLSVTIGDADRQVNLGNIVLNPDTETLDEVVVTGAKDQMQLELDKRVFNVAENIANIGANASEILDQIPSVAVDVEGNVSLRGSNNVRILVNGKPSGLVGINNQDGLRQLQGGLIERIEVVTNPSARYDAEGSAGIINIILKKEKQGGFNGAFTANIGYPYNYGFSGNANYRTGKFNLFASYGINYRENPGGGYTDRTSFGTDTLFTYINNDRVRSGLAHNVRIGTDFYFNEKNILTASGLVRISDEENISELSYLDRNSQRQLIGNTLRKDTEIEDDNNFEYQLNYQRQFEGKGHELNTQVQYRNNDETEDSSIGQADLQMGESLAEYQRSLNVQGDKSILMQVDYVYPFSDGKKFETGYRGTIREITSDYEVKERDSTGQFVPIEEVFEGLNLSNRFEYDEDVHAAYAIFENKMDKWGYQLGVRFEQTYITTYQREGDVKVDKEYLNAFPSAFISYNLSKARTLQASYSRRISRPRFWLLNPFYSFTDPRNIRRGNTNVDPAYTDSYEFGVLNNLDNASIYFGAYYRYTTGVIERIDVAGTFAGQPATISTPYNIGVEDAFGLEANFSYDPVKWLNVNGNANFYRAMTNGSYEGQVLDRDALTANFRLNSRIKLGTVDIQVSGNYRAPENTVQGTRKSFYSMDLGANTDVFDDKGTITLSVRDVFNSRKWRGTLDTPTLVEESEFQWRARQITLSFTYRVNQKKPRRSRREGGDFDGSDDF; encoded by the coding sequence ATGAGGAAATCGATCATCCTGGCAATAGTATATTTTTTATGTTTCAATGCAGCAGCCCAGTCTTCAACTACATACGAGCTTTCTGGTAGAGTAATTGATGGCACTACAAATAGTGGACTCGAGTTCTCTACAGTGAGTTTATTAAACATATCCGATAGTTCACTCATTGATGGGGTTATTACTGATTCTGAAGGTAGATTTCAATTAAAAACCAAGAAAGGAAATTACATACTTAAAGTTCAGTTTATCTCTTACAACAGTCAATTTTTATCGGTGACAATTGGCGATGCGGATCGTCAAGTTAATCTGGGAAATATAGTTTTGAATCCTGATACGGAAACCCTTGATGAAGTGGTGGTCACTGGTGCCAAAGATCAGATGCAATTGGAGCTTGATAAAAGGGTTTTTAATGTAGCCGAGAATATTGCCAATATAGGAGCAAATGCTTCAGAAATTTTGGATCAAATACCTTCTGTTGCAGTAGATGTTGAAGGTAATGTGAGCCTGCGCGGGAGTAACAATGTGCGGATTCTCGTCAATGGAAAACCCTCAGGATTAGTGGGTATCAATAATCAAGATGGGTTGCGGCAGTTACAAGGCGGGTTGATAGAAAGAATTGAAGTTGTTACCAATCCATCGGCCAGATATGATGCTGAAGGTTCTGCTGGTATCATTAATATTATCTTAAAAAAGGAAAAACAAGGAGGCTTTAACGGAGCGTTTACTGCCAATATAGGCTACCCTTACAACTATGGATTTTCTGGTAATGCCAATTACAGAACAGGTAAATTCAATTTATTCGCGAGCTATGGAATCAATTACCGCGAAAATCCTGGTGGGGGTTATACAGATAGGACATCCTTCGGGACGGACACCTTGTTCACCTACATTAATAATGATAGAGTAAGGAGCGGACTTGCGCACAACGTTAGAATAGGTACAGATTTTTATTTTAATGAGAAAAATATTCTAACCGCTTCAGGATTAGTGAGAATATCGGACGAAGAAAATATCTCAGAACTTAGCTATCTAGATAGAAACTCACAACGCCAATTAATTGGAAATACTCTTAGAAAAGATACCGAAATTGAAGATGATAATAATTTCGAATATCAATTAAATTATCAACGACAATTTGAGGGTAAAGGGCACGAGTTAAACACGCAAGTTCAATATCGTAATAATGATGAAACTGAAGATTCTTCTATAGGCCAGGCTGATCTGCAAATGGGCGAGTCTTTAGCGGAATATCAGAGATCATTGAATGTTCAAGGCGACAAGAGCATCTTAATGCAGGTGGATTATGTTTACCCATTTTCAGACGGTAAAAAGTTTGAAACCGGGTATCGAGGAACAATCAGGGAGATAACCAGTGATTATGAGGTGAAAGAACGTGATTCCACTGGTCAGTTTGTGCCTATTGAGGAAGTTTTTGAAGGATTGAATTTGAGTAACAGGTTTGAATATGATGAAGATGTCCATGCTGCCTATGCTATTTTTGAAAATAAAATGGATAAGTGGGGGTATCAGTTAGGAGTTCGTTTCGAGCAGACTTACATTACTACCTATCAGCGGGAAGGGGATGTTAAAGTAGATAAAGAGTATCTGAATGCCTTCCCAAGTGCATTTATTAGCTACAATTTAAGCAAGGCCAGAACGTTGCAAGCTAGTTACAGCAGAAGAATATCAAGACCAAGATTTTGGCTCTTAAATCCGTTTTATTCATTCACTGATCCAAGGAATATACGCAGGGGAAATACTAATGTAGATCCTGCTTATACAGATTCTTATGAGTTCGGAGTCTTGAATAATTTGGATAATGCCTCCATTTATTTTGGGGCATACTATAGATATACTACCGGTGTAATTGAAAGAATTGATGTAGCCGGAACATTTGCCGGACAACCGGCCACTATTTCCACACCCTACAACATTGGGGTAGAAGATGCTTTCGGTTTAGAAGCTAATTTTAGTTACGATCCTGTAAAATGGTTGAACGTAAATGGTAATGCCAATTTTTATCGTGCTATGACCAATGGTTCTTATGAGGGGCAGGTGTTGGATCGTGACGCTTTAACCGCCAACTTCAGACTGAATTCAAGAATTAAATTAGGTACCGTTGATATTCAGGTTAGTGGAAATTATAGAGCACCGGAAAATACTGTGCAGGGAACACGTAAAAGCTTTTATTCCATGGATTTAGGTGCAAACACTGATGTTTTTGATGATAAAGGCACCATTACATTAAGTGTTAGAGATGTATTTAATTCCAGAAAATGGCGAGGCACGCTAGACACACCTACTTTGGTGGAGGAGAGCGAATTTCAATGGAGGGCAAGACAAATCACGTTATCATTTACATACAGAGTGAACCAGAAAAAACCTAGAAGAAGCAGGCGAGAAGGTGGTGACTTTGATGGAAGCGATGATTTTTAA
- a CDS encoding ABC transporter permease gives MSGLKHINPPSLPQRFLQWFCKPELLEMIEGDLEEEFYNKAEQSSIKAKWYYTIEVIRFFKPFAIKKIFKNKSGIMGMNANYLKVAIRGFKNDKTNMVLSLVGLIVALTCAMVIYTIVNYQLSYDGFHEKSDRIFRINYDETKNPRSDRILPTVGPPLGPAIKEFFPEVEASVRFRYTPNQIVTYRDNQFYEEKIFYVDPSVLTVFSYPLAKGNPENALDKKNSIILTAPMAKKYFGNDNPIGKILDVGEIPLEVTGVFEEIPSNTHFPFDFIRPFDAFEVPYGYPVTLDDWGWISFHTYVLLKEGADYKALEAKLPEFAKTHFEEERLNAFDYKLQPLNEIYFSGIHTEVHKVGNYSYVYVLSCVGILLLVLAAFNFTNISTAKSLTRALETGVRKAMGSSKNALWWRYLLEPLVLTLLSVVVGLLLLPFLLEQAQASLGVEYLLTNELYIEVALLFVPLALFIGFVSGIYPAFIMSSFNPSTVLKGSMKTGQKGSVLRTTLVTVQFAITSALLIGSFIISSQINFMLNKDLGFDKEELAVLQMPGEVLQRYFEPLKTKLMQNPNVSGVTMAGGRLDGDTGSGPIAMEGVDEPVPMAINAIGDDFFKIIGVKVLAGKEFSNTNEYDSAHGVIINESVAKVFNLTPEEAIGKQIRVSGQREGTVMGVVENFHFTSLHDQIQPLVLIYPHTRLRNIYMRVEAGNLHDVIVSIENDWKEVVPEVPFDLVMLNDHLQSLYKNDMQFAGMVKFFSWVTIIIAIVGLYGLITLICKYRMKEVGIRKVLGASVGSLIVTLSKSFTLFILIANIITWPIVYYFADNWIDSFAYKISLSPLYFVLGLVITLFIAGVTLVIQSGKAALVNPVKTLRQE, from the coding sequence ATGTCTGGTCTGAAACATATTAACCCACCCTCATTGCCGCAGCGCTTTCTGCAATGGTTCTGCAAACCAGAGCTCTTGGAAATGATTGAAGGTGACCTGGAAGAGGAGTTTTACAATAAAGCCGAACAGAGCTCTATAAAAGCAAAATGGTATTATACAATTGAAGTTATTCGCTTCTTCAAGCCATTTGCAATCAAGAAAATTTTCAAAAATAAATCAGGAATTATGGGAATGAATGCAAACTACCTGAAGGTAGCTATTAGAGGATTTAAAAATGACAAAACCAATATGGTTTTGAGTTTGGTGGGTTTGATTGTGGCGCTTACATGCGCAATGGTTATTTATACTATTGTTAATTACCAACTCAGCTACGATGGATTTCACGAAAAGTCAGATCGCATTTTTCGCATAAACTATGATGAAACTAAAAACCCAAGAAGCGATAGAATTCTACCTACTGTTGGCCCACCGCTAGGCCCGGCCATTAAAGAGTTTTTCCCTGAAGTTGAGGCTTCAGTAAGGTTCAGATATACACCAAATCAAATAGTTACTTATCGTGATAATCAGTTTTATGAAGAAAAGATATTTTATGTTGACCCTTCGGTATTAACAGTATTTTCTTATCCATTAGCAAAGGGAAATCCGGAAAACGCACTGGATAAAAAGAATAGCATTATTCTCACAGCGCCAATGGCTAAAAAATATTTTGGTAATGATAACCCAATCGGAAAAATATTGGACGTTGGAGAAATTCCTTTAGAAGTTACCGGTGTGTTTGAAGAAATACCATCGAATACTCACTTTCCTTTTGATTTTATCCGGCCATTCGATGCGTTTGAAGTTCCGTACGGCTACCCGGTAACATTAGACGATTGGGGTTGGATATCATTTCATACCTATGTTTTGCTGAAAGAAGGGGCGGATTATAAGGCATTAGAAGCCAAACTTCCTGAGTTTGCTAAAACACATTTTGAAGAAGAGCGGCTGAACGCTTTTGATTACAAGCTACAGCCTTTAAATGAGATTTACTTTAGTGGTATTCACACTGAAGTTCATAAAGTTGGTAATTACTCTTATGTCTATGTGCTTTCTTGTGTAGGTATTTTATTGCTGGTTTTAGCTGCATTTAACTTTACCAACATTTCTACTGCCAAATCATTAACCAGAGCATTAGAAACAGGTGTTCGTAAGGCAATGGGATCATCAAAGAATGCTTTATGGTGGAGATATTTATTGGAACCGCTAGTTCTTACTCTATTATCTGTTGTAGTTGGCTTATTACTATTACCATTCTTACTGGAACAAGCACAAGCCAGTTTAGGTGTGGAATATTTACTCACCAATGAATTGTACATAGAAGTGGCCTTACTTTTCGTTCCTCTGGCATTATTTATTGGGTTTGTGTCTGGTATATACCCAGCGTTTATAATGTCTTCTTTCAATCCATCTACTGTTTTAAAAGGATCGATGAAAACAGGGCAAAAGGGTTCTGTTCTAAGAACCACTTTAGTAACTGTTCAATTTGCCATTACATCCGCCTTGCTGATTGGTAGTTTTATAATTTCAAGCCAGATTAACTTTATGCTAAATAAAGATCTGGGATTTGATAAAGAAGAACTGGCAGTATTACAGATGCCCGGTGAAGTTTTACAAAGGTATTTTGAGCCTCTGAAAACAAAACTGATGCAAAACCCGAATGTGTCAGGAGTAACGATGGCGGGCGGACGACTTGATGGTGACACTGGGAGTGGCCCAATTGCTATGGAAGGTGTAGATGAACCGGTTCCTATGGCAATTAATGCTATTGGCGATGATTTTTTTAAGATTATTGGAGTTAAGGTATTGGCAGGAAAAGAGTTCTCCAACACCAATGAATACGACAGTGCTCATGGAGTAATAATAAATGAAAGCGTTGCTAAAGTTTTTAACCTTACTCCTGAAGAAGCCATTGGAAAGCAAATTAGAGTAAGTGGTCAGCGAGAAGGCACAGTCATGGGAGTGGTCGAGAATTTTCATTTCACATCACTACACGACCAGATTCAGCCTTTAGTCCTAATTTATCCGCACACCAGACTCAGAAATATATACATGCGGGTGGAGGCTGGAAACCTACACGATGTAATTGTATCCATTGAAAATGATTGGAAGGAAGTTGTGCCGGAAGTACCTTTTGATTTAGTCATGCTAAATGATCATTTGCAATCACTTTACAAAAACGATATGCAGTTTGCAGGTATGGTTAAATTCTTCTCATGGGTAACCATCATTATAGCTATTGTTGGCTTATATGGTTTGATTACACTCATCTGCAAATACCGAATGAAAGAGGTGGGCATTAGAAAAGTGTTGGGTGCTTCAGTCGGATCTTTGATAGTTACTCTTTCCAAATCATTCACACTGTTTATACTGATAGCCAATATTATTACATGGCCCATTGTGTACTATTTTGCTGACAACTGGATTGATTCATTCGCTTATAAAATATCATTGAGTCCATTGTATTTTGTTTTAGGCTTAGTTATAACACTTTTCATTGCGGGCGTAACCTTGGTAATTCAGTCAGGTAAAGCTGCATTAGTAAATCCTGTAAAAACGCTACGTCAGGAATAA
- a CDS encoding PadR family transcriptional regulator, producing MKGTNLGEFEELVMLAIGVLHPKAYGVSIKDEITDRSGRSVTLSAVHASLHRLEEKGFLESEFGEASNKRGGKRKKYFFITAYGAKALEEVKELREQLWADMNKVALNNS from the coding sequence ATGAAAGGAACAAATTTAGGAGAGTTTGAAGAGTTGGTAATGCTGGCGATAGGAGTGCTTCATCCAAAGGCTTATGGAGTATCCATTAAAGATGAGATAACAGATAGGTCCGGTAGGAGTGTAACACTTAGTGCTGTACATGCTTCACTACACAGGTTAGAAGAAAAGGGTTTTTTAGAAAGTGAATTTGGCGAGGCATCGAATAAAAGAGGTGGGAAAAGGAAAAAGTATTTCTTCATCACTGCGTATGGTGCTAAGGCTCTGGAAGAAGTGAAAGAACTAAGAGAGCAACTTTGGGCAGACATGAATAAAGTGGCATTAAACAATAGCTAA
- the trxA gene encoding thioredoxin has translation MSKAIEITDSNFDEIVNSDKPVLVDFWAEWCGPCKMIGPVVEELAGEYDGKAVIGKMNVDENPNIPVKFGIRSIPTLLVFKGGEIVDKQVGAVPKGVLAQKLDAQLA, from the coding sequence ATGAGCAAAGCAATTGAAATTACAGATTCAAATTTTGACGAAATCGTCAATAGCGATAAACCAGTACTAGTTGATTTTTGGGCTGAATGGTGCGGACCATGTAAAATGATCGGACCCGTTGTTGAAGAGTTAGCTGGTGAATATGACGGAAAAGCCGTTATTGGTAAAATGAATGTGGATGAAAACCCAAATATTCCTGTAAAATTTGGAATCAGAAGCATCCCTACCCTATTGGTTTTCAAAGGCGGTGAAATTGTTGACAAACAAGTTGGAGCAGTTCCTAAAGGAGTGTTAGCTCAAAAACTTGATGCACAATTAGCGTAA
- a CDS encoding FKBP-type peptidyl-prolyl cis-trans isomerase, translated as MSEAKKGDKVKVHYTGKLNDGSVFDSSVEREPLEFELGAGMMIAGFDKAVHGMKIGDKKTAEIPSKEAYGERNDDMIVSVPKAQLPPDLSPSVGQQLSMQQPSGQAIPVVVTSIDEENIEIDANHPLAGKDLTFEIELVEIV; from the coding sequence ATGTCTGAAGCAAAAAAAGGGGACAAAGTTAAAGTACATTACACAGGTAAATTAAACGATGGATCAGTATTTGATTCTTCTGTTGAAAGAGAGCCCCTTGAATTTGAATTAGGAGCAGGAATGATGATAGCAGGGTTTGATAAAGCTGTGCATGGAATGAAAATTGGCGATAAAAAAACAGCGGAAATACCTTCTAAAGAAGCATATGGTGAGAGAAATGATGATATGATTGTTTCGGTACCTAAAGCACAATTACCGCCTGATTTAAGCCCATCGGTGGGTCAGCAGCTAAGTATGCAACAGCCGTCAGGACAAGCGATTCCTGTTGTTGTTACATCAATTGACGAAGAAAACATTGAAATAGACGCAAATCATCCACTAGCTGGAAAAGATTTGACATTTGAAATTGAGCTAGTTGAAATAGTTTAA
- a CDS encoding RNA polymerase sigma factor — translation MIVSSKYTYSKAYILYCYVCHLYSVANTYLAKSVLFAESLINSDYHLTKEEITEELEVIKKCQKNPEHFAKIYIKYYDQIFLFVNKRVDNLDVTAELTSRIFLKCLKNIGKFKFMGVPFSAWLYKITINEVNLFFRNEARFTRSVSIQSGHLDQLVSEIDYSEPLIDPHVLIPVLLEQLNEDEIQFIELRFFENRSFKEIGYLLSTSEVNAKVKTYRILKKLKKLSENIKYEQ, via the coding sequence ATGATAGTTAGTAGCAAATACACATACTCAAAGGCCTACATACTTTACTGCTATGTCTGCCATTTGTATTCTGTTGCAAATACTTATCTTGCTAAATCTGTATTATTTGCCGAGTCTTTAATAAATTCTGATTATCACTTAACAAAAGAAGAAATTACTGAAGAGCTGGAAGTCATAAAAAAATGTCAGAAAAACCCTGAGCACTTCGCTAAAATATATATCAAGTACTATGATCAGATTTTCTTGTTCGTAAATAAGCGTGTTGATAATCTTGATGTAACCGCAGAACTGACTTCACGCATATTTCTGAAGTGCTTAAAAAATATTGGGAAATTCAAATTCATGGGTGTTCCATTTTCAGCCTGGTTATACAAAATTACTATCAACGAGGTGAATTTATTTTTTAGAAACGAAGCAAGATTTACCCGATCAGTAAGTATCCAAAGCGGTCATTTAGATCAGCTAGTGAGTGAAATAGATTATTCAGAACCATTAATAGACCCACATGTTCTAATACCCGTTTTACTCGAACAATTGAATGAAGATGAAATTCAGTTTATAGAATTAAGATTCTTTGAGAATCGTTCTTTTAAAGAAATAGGATACCTGTTAAGTACTAGTGAGGTGAATGCTAAAGTAAAAACGTACCGCATTTTAAAGAAATTAAAGAAATTGTCAGAAAACATTAAATACGAACAATAA
- a CDS encoding trimeric intracellular cation channel family protein: protein MNLLYALDLIGTFVFAISGLRLAAKKEMDLFGASVIACVTAVGGGTVRDLLIGATPVAWITNVHYGVAIILAVPVTIIFRKYIVELKRTIFIFDSIGIALFTISGMEKAFSYGLSPSMAISMGVVSAVIGGVIRDILCNEIPLIFRKEIYATACLIGALFFFVLSKMGLNTDLNYILTTSLIFSIRVIAIKYNLSIPKIR, encoded by the coding sequence GTGAATTTATTATACGCATTAGATTTAATAGGAACCTTTGTTTTTGCCATTAGCGGGCTGCGGTTGGCAGCTAAAAAAGAAATGGACCTCTTCGGAGCTTCAGTTATAGCATGTGTAACTGCCGTTGGAGGGGGTACGGTAAGAGACCTGCTCATAGGCGCCACACCAGTGGCTTGGATTACGAATGTGCATTATGGAGTGGCAATTATTCTTGCAGTACCTGTAACAATCATCTTCAGAAAATACATTGTGGAGTTAAAGCGTACCATATTCATTTTTGATAGTATTGGAATAGCTCTATTTACCATTAGTGGTATGGAAAAAGCATTCAGCTATGGGCTGAGTCCTTCCATGGCTATTTCTATGGGTGTAGTTTCTGCTGTTATTGGTGGAGTTATTAGAGATATTCTATGCAATGAAATTCCACTCATTTTTAGAAAGGAAATTTATGCTACCGCTTGCCTCATCGGAGCTTTATTTTTCTTTGTTCTTTCTAAAATGGGATTAAATACTGATTTAAACTACATCCTCACCACTTCTTTGATATTCTCTATAAGAGTGATTGCGATTAAGTACAATCTATCAATACCTAAAATTCGCTGA
- a CDS encoding thioredoxin family protein: MNKKLLVGALVFVGLSLTSFKADETVDVNWLTFEEAVEKLKTEKKKVFIDVYTDWCGWCKVMDKNTFSQPIIAQYLNENFYPVKLDAEQKEDITFNGVTYKFVPSGRNGYHQLAAALLQNKLSYPQFVILNEKMEIINITAGYQKPEPFHKIISFYNEDSYVSKEEAAKFEKEYKSPFSE; this comes from the coding sequence ATGAATAAGAAATTATTAGTAGGCGCACTTGTTTTTGTAGGGTTGAGCTTAACATCGTTTAAAGCGGATGAAACTGTGGATGTTAATTGGCTCACCTTTGAAGAAGCTGTTGAGAAACTAAAAACTGAGAAGAAAAAAGTTTTTATCGATGTATATACTGACTGGTGTGGTTGGTGTAAAGTAATGGATAAGAATACCTTCAGTCAGCCTATCATAGCTCAATACTTGAACGAAAATTTCTATCCGGTAAAACTAGACGCTGAGCAAAAAGAAGATATCACCTTTAATGGAGTGACATATAAATTTGTTCCTAGTGGCAGAAATGGTTACCACCAACTGGCAGCGGCTTTATTGCAGAACAAATTAAGCTATCCGCAATTCGTGATTTTGAACGAAAAAATGGAGATCATTAACATTACTGCTGGGTATCAAAAGCCTGAGCCTTTTCACAAGATAATTTCTTTTTATAACGAAGATAGCTACGTTTCAAAAGAAGAGGCTGCCAAGTTTGAAAAAGAATATAAATCACCATTTTCGGAATAA
- the miaA gene encoding tRNA (adenosine(37)-N6)-dimethylallyltransferase MiaA: protein MPTDLRYLICVFGPTAIGKTALSIDLAKWLNTEIISCDSRQFFKEMSIGTAKPAKEELAEVKHHFINSHSIEEEFSAGDFEKSILDLTERLFQNSQCIIMTGGSGLYLRAVTDGLPDMPEINSGIREELKDKLNHEGLESLLSELKSVDPEYFEEVDKDNPQRVVRGLEVYRATGKPFTTFRRQSVEERPFEILKIGLDMDRDKLYERINIRVDKMIEDGLLDEVKNLQPYRNKQALQTVGYKEVFSYLDGEHDLETAIELIKRNTRRYAKRQLTWFRKEEDVQWFHPGDLAGIKEFIESRINN, encoded by the coding sequence ATGCCCACTGATTTAAGGTATTTAATTTGTGTTTTTGGCCCCACGGCCATCGGAAAGACAGCACTGTCCATAGATCTGGCAAAGTGGTTGAATACAGAAATAATTTCCTGTGACTCCAGACAATTTTTTAAAGAAATGTCGATTGGAACAGCCAAACCTGCAAAAGAAGAACTTGCAGAAGTAAAACATCATTTTATTAATAGTCACTCAATTGAAGAAGAGTTTTCGGCAGGAGACTTTGAAAAAAGTATTTTAGACCTTACTGAGAGATTATTTCAAAACAGCCAATGTATAATCATGACTGGTGGGTCGGGATTATACCTCAGAGCCGTAACCGATGGTTTACCCGATATGCCTGAAATAAATTCAGGAATAAGGGAAGAATTAAAAGATAAGCTTAATCATGAGGGTTTAGAATCACTTTTAAGTGAGCTGAAGAGTGTTGATCCTGAATATTTTGAGGAGGTTGATAAAGACAATCCGCAAAGAGTGGTTAGGGGGTTAGAAGTTTATCGTGCAACGGGAAAACCATTTACTACCTTCAGGAGACAAAGCGTGGAAGAAAGACCATTTGAAATTCTGAAAATTGGTTTAGATATGGATAGGGATAAATTGTATGAGCGCATCAATATACGTGTTGATAAAATGATAGAAGATGGACTGCTCGATGAAGTGAAAAATCTTCAGCCTTATCGCAACAAACAGGCATTACAAACTGTGGGGTATAAGGAGGTTTTTTCATATTTGGATGGTGAGCATGACTTAGAAACAGCTATTGAACTTATAAAACGTAATACAAGAAGATATGCTAAACGCCAACTTACATGGTTTAGAAAGGAGGAGGATGTTCAATGGTTTCATCCAGGAGATTTAGCTGGTATTAAAGAGTTTATTGAATCCAGAATAAACAACTAA